CCCCACCCTGTTAAGGCTTGTGTCTCTTTAGCTGCTACTCTGGGAGGCGGAGACTGCTCAGtgtctgcccttccctgccctgtccccagcccaTCAAAGGCCTATCTCTGTGACCTGGTACCTGTGATGTTGAACTGGGTAGCATTAAGCTCCTGAAGCAACCGGTCTAACTCGCAGAGCCCTGTGCCCAAGACACCGCTGGAAGAAGAGAAtggaggggctgcgggggccgCAGGCTTTGGGGACCGAGGCTTGCATACCGTACTGGAAAACAGGGTGGGAGtctggggtcaggggtggggaaTCCAAGGCTCCTTACCTGAGTCGCAAGTGGCGTCCCCATCCTGTAGGTCCCAGGCCCCTCACCTGTACAGATGGTCCTTGTCCCCAGAGGCTCCTGCAGACTCCCCAGACCCTGTCTACAGAGAGAAGGACACATGTGTGGTGGGATGTACTGTGCCCGCCCTCAAGCCCAGATTCCCCTAGCCCTGGCCAAGCTCGGCCCTAGTCTTGCCCTAGTCTCTAGTATTTGATCTCACCTGCGGCTGGTGGCCGTAGGGCAGGGGAGCTGCAACAGACTCCGGGGATCGGTCTTTTGGAGCCCCTGACCTTGGCATGTGTGAGGTGGTGGTCTCCAGGTCAGAGAGCAGGGCATCTGCATGGGAGAGGCCATCAGGGTGAGAATTTGAGAGGTTAAAGTTAGAGCAGAGACAGGGCCTTCAGAGATCAGAGATAGGGTTCCGAACGGGCAGTAGCTGAGGAGGACAGAAGGCAGTGTTAAGAGCAGAGGTCAAgggatggtgcagcggtttggcgcctgcctttggcccagggtgcgatcctggagatccgggatcgaatcccacatcgggctcccggtgcatggagcctgcttctccctctgcctatgtctctgcctctttctctctctgtgactatcataaattaataaaaaaagtcaaaaaaaaaaaaaaaaagatcagaggtCAAGAATCGGATGGAAACATAGGCCACCccgaggcagagaaggagaagcgCGGCAAGGAATTTTTATGACCCAAACACCCCGAATCGCTCATCTTGGGAGTCGCGCACAAAAGCTGCCTGATTCTTCTATTCTCCACATCTTCCCCGATGCGGTCAAAATTGACTCTTGACTCAAGCCAAATTTGGCTTCACCCCAAATTGCTCAATTGGCCGCTCGCCTGGCACCCAACTTTCTGATTGGGTGCTCGCTCAGCCCACCAATTCCTGCCCCCTCCCGGACCTAAACAGGCCGGCCCAGCCCTGGCGCTTCTCCAGGCGCTGGGTCCCACCCTGCGCTCCTCACTGGTGGGTCAGCCGGGACGTGCGTTCCCATCGGCTTATTTTCCACAGCGCCGGTTACCCCAGCCGAGCAGCACCCCCTATCGCAGGGTGCACGAACCCCCTCTCTCGCATGGAGAGCACAGCCTTCCCTCCGTTTCCAACAGGCCAGGAGGAGGAGATGCCTGGGTCCTCCTTCCTCCACcaagacacccccacccccacctcccatccccagATCTAGATCCTTTAGACCCTTTCCTTCCCAGAACCTGCAAGTGCCTGCCCCTTTACTCATCTCTGAGAACCGTATTGGAACCCTTACGGTCTCTCTGGAGTCTTGGCCCTCATCTAGTCTCTTTCTGCCCCCAAAGACCTGAGCCCCACCTACTACCATCCTTAGGGGCACTTAACTCTTTTCTTCCCCAGACCCTGAGAAGGGCCTCTTTTCCCCTCTAGAATTTGATGTCGTGGTCGCCCTTCCTGTCTACTCGCCCAGAGCCCGGACCCCAGACCCCCTTAACCCCTCCCgcccggagccccggagccccggagcccaggTGCCCACTGGTGGGCGCTGCACCTCCGCGCCGGCCTGTCAGCAGCTAGGGGTGGAGGAGCCGAGcaagggggaaagggagggagcgGCCGGTCCGGGAAaagcaggaagggagaggcaggaagggggaCGTGGAGTCGGAAAGGAGGCGCGGGCAGAGGCCAGAATCAAGAAGACAGGAGGCGGGGATGGGGAGATGCGGGGAGTGCGAGGGGTCTCCAGCGCGAGGGAGCGGGTCCCGACGGCGGCGAGGAGCTAGGGACAAGGGGACCCGAGCCCCACTCACCCAGGTCCTCCATGGCGGGGCGCGGGCGCACCGCGCGGGGCGAGCAGGGCGGGGGCTGTGtccggtgggggcggggggcgggggacgtCCGGGAGTTGGAGGCCCGGCCGTGACCATGTAAGGAAGCCGGGACCCgctgggatggggctgggggggcgggggtgcaaaGAACGGGAGAACTCGGGATGGGGGCGTGTAAGGGAGGGAGGGCCGCGGCCCACCCAGGCCCAGCCCGCCCGTCCGCGCCGAGGCAGCCACACCCCAGCCTTGGCCTCCGCTGCAGGGAgccccggggcggccggggcggccggAGCCGAAGTCCGAGAAGTGCCTCTCCCAGACCGGCTCGGGACCCTCTGCTCAATGAGACCCTTAGCCACAGGCCGACGCCCCCAAGCAGACACCTCCCAAAGCTAGCACCCTGAGTCCCATACAGAAGTCCTGTCCACTCAGGCCATTCCTGAGAGATTAGCTCCAGACAGAATTTTGGGTTGAGGGCAGGAGTGATGGCTCTAAGGATCAGAGGACAGGTTCAGAGACCTTCCTTTAGAGACCCTGACCATGACATGAACAGAGATCCCCAAAGATCCACACGCCAGACACAAATCTCtcagaaacagagacagacagacagacacaacGAGCGCTGCCACCCTCTAAGCCAGGACCTTCTCTTCGAGGGTTGGaaacagacatacagacacaGGTAAACTGAACCCAGGCCCAGAGCCCATACAGACTCCAGAAAAACACTCACAGGCAGCCAGACCACAGCCAGCCCTCACGACAAAGCCCTTCCCCAACACCGAGGCAGCCCAGACAAGCCAAAAGAGCCCTTTCCCCAGATCCTGGCGAACACAGACAAAAAAGACACCGACTCCGGTCACAGAGGAACAAGAGGCCTTCCCTGGACTGGGACCCtgagaaatcaaaatgaaataacacTTAGAAAGGACTATGGACAGACAGGACGGTGGTGCAGCCACTGGTCTCAACCCGGCAGCAGCTTATAACGacctgggaagcttttaaaaatactgatgcccagGGCATCCTCCCCTCAGCCCACCTCAGTAAGAAAGTGTCTaggtattagtatttttaaaaagctctctgaGTGGTTCTAACGCAGAGCCAGAGAACAAGGAACGGGGCAAACACTCACAGAGGTACAGAGATAACAAGTGTCAGCCTTAGCCGACAGGCAGGCGCAGTCCAGCCACACTCCGTCAGGAGGTCACCTGAGCAGCTAGTGATCTGGGATCCAAGTGCTAGAGAGACCCTGCCTCGAGACACCACAGTACAACATAAGCCCTTCCTTAACCTGAATGTAGTCTGGGGCCCTGGCTATCTCTTAGTAAAACTAAGACGGGTCCtcagggactccaggaacacagtGGGTCTAATAGCAGAGGACACTTGACCCAAGAGATGAAAACAGACCCAGAGACCAAAGGCCCAAGGTGGGTGAAAGACACTCAGGAAACAGTAATGCCAAGGCCTTGGACATACATCCCCGTGCTCATTGCATTCCCTTGGCCCAGCCCCTTCATCCCTGACTAATCTGTGTGTCCAGCTGGGTAGCTGTCTGAGCAATGAAGTTGCAGGAGCTGGAAACAGGTTTTCTCCAGTACCCTACTCTAGCCCAGGACTCCAGAAATTTACTTATTAAACTCCTATATGCCAGGGTGGCCCGTATTGAGATACAGCAACCTGAATAAGACCTAGTTGATTGGTGGGGTGAGGGGACCACAGGAAAGCAAGCAGACACCACACCATACGGTATCCAATTCCAAAGTTTTTAATCTCAACTCTGGAAGGCTGGGCGGCCAGGCCAGGTGCCTGGGGCCCCGGGCTGTTCTCCATCTCTGGGTCCACACTCAAACTGTGGGCCTTGGCTTCTCACTCCTGCGTCTTCAGACCATCATCCTGCGGTACAGTTCCATCCTCTCGTCGGTCCCTGATGGTGATGTCTGCTCAgcttcctctcctgctgctccgAGGGAGTTCTCCTTCATAGCCAACTCATCCCTGGATCCCCTCCCCGGAGATATCAGCAGTCTAAGCTACAGCCCTTGCCCCCCAATTCAACTCCCATCACCACAGCAAGTAAAGCCTCCATCAGGGGCCCGGTCTCCTCGCCAGCTGCCTCCACCAGCCCCATTAAGGCCAAGGCCCGCTTCCGCGGGCACTGCCCCGGCCCCAGGGTCCAGCGGGCACAATGGGCAACCAGACGGGGCCGACCCAGGCGGAATACCTCACCCACAGACTCTGGGCCACCGTGGGGTCCCAGGTGAATATGGCCCACAGCCTcttccagctcctcctccagcccaggCAGCAAGAAACGGCCAGCAGCCTCCAGTGCCTCCTCAGCCTCTGAACCCAGCAGCGGCTGACCCAGTGGGGGAAtgggccccagggcagccccacagCCCCGGCAACCATGCAGGTGATGCAGGATAGGCCAGGCTGCGCTGGGTGACAGGCCTCGAAGCGGCACCAGGTTCATCTGGGCTTCAGCAAAGCTGCCAGCTAGCAGGGCCCGGAAGAAAGGTGAAGCAGTAGCTGAGGCAGCTCGCTGGGCAGGGAGCCGTAGGCCTGAGTCCAGCAGGAAGTGCAGGtcaggggctgggatgggggctgGACCCAGCAGAGGTTCATAGAGGCAAGGGGAGGGAGCATCTAGGTCCAAGGGCATTGGAGGTGGAAGGGCTGGGATCACAGTGGGAGACACTAGGCCTTGGAGGCAGGAAAGGGAGTCCGCagcaaagaagaggaagagtggATGTGGAGCTGGCCGAGTTAGTGCCGAGAGGAGGAGTCGGAGGCCGCCCTGGTCCAGAAGTAGCCGGCGCCACAGAGAGGGTTTCCTTTGGGAAGAAAGGGACTCTTTCAGAAGGTGAAATGAGTGGCACTGCTCCCGACCCCTGTGAGGCACCCACATCCCCCCTCACCGGCAGATGAAGGGCAGGGTCAATGCACAGGCCACACGGTCCTCAGGGCTTCCAGAGAGCAGCAGGTGGGTGAGGGCACCCACTCCAAAGGGTGATTCAGCCTGCACGGTCAGGTTCTGCAGCAACATCTCACCTGCAGAGGTGGGCAGAGCAGGTCAGGTTGGGAGCTGGTGTCCCAGCTGTGGGTCCTTGAAAGGAAGGAGGCTAAAACCCCAGGGCACGCAAGAGGGGATGACTACAGGCCCAGAGGGAAAAGACCTAAATGCTAGGAACTGGAGGTCAAGGATAAGAAAAAAGTGTGATGGTCAGGGAGTACGTCCAGCTTGGCCCATAGTCAGAGCACAGAAGACAAGGCAGTCCCTGGCCGTGTTGGAAGtgcttgggggcacctgggagcaTATGGGGCCTGAGCTGGGGCTTTCCAAGTCAGTGTGCCCAACGAGAAGCCAGTCAGGACAATGTGAGATTGGGTAAAGAAGAGCAGACTGGGTAAAGAAATATAGACAGACACGATTCTAAGTCGCTGGAGCCAAGCCTGGTTTGGGGGTACCTAGGCCCCAAGACTTGGACAGAGGATGGAGCAGAACTTTGCATGGTGGGAGTCCCTCACCTCTTCCCACGTGGTGACTGAAGTTGGATAGTGGGCTAGAGGCAGTGAGAGCCATGAGCAGCAAGGTGAGGGTCTCAGTCCAGAACTAGAGGGGGATGGGGGCCCTTATGGGAGACGCACCCAGCTCCCGGTGCTGGCGTCGAGCTGGTCGGGCACGCAGCGTGGGCCAATCATCTGGGGCAACGCCTAACACAAGCCAGGCACGCAGCAGTGCAGCACCGTAGCTGCGCACGAAGGCCTCAAGACAGGCAGGGTTGCAGGTAAGGCGCGCCAGGATGCGTAGTGCCCGTGGGCTCGGTGGGCCCGGTGAGCCTGTCACATAGGCCAGCAGGCCACACAGGGCTGGGCCAGTAACCAGTGCCCCACTTGGGTCAGGAGCCTGCGAAAATCGTGACAATAGCAGCAGCGCTGGTCCCTCACGGCCCCAAGGCTCCTCAGAGGTGGCAGCAGGGCTGCGGCCAGGTGTGCGCAGTGTGCGAGGCGACCGCAGTGGCATTGGACCCAGGGTGGGGCTGGTTGGCTCAGCTggctctggtggtggtggtggaggcagGGGACATCGCTCAGGGGACCAGTCCGGAGAGATGTCTCCTGGGCCTGCGGCATAGCCCTCAGAGATCAGCCATGACCtgcagaggggagaaaggagacaCTGAACTTTACGGAGCCAACGTAAAGGAGCAGTGCCACAGAGCTGTCCTGCAAAAGGAGGTGactgaagcagagggaggaggtaTGGCCAAGCGGaggtaggagagaaaaagaaatggaggaaaaaaccCAACTCGTTCAGCAATTACTGATGCCTATCATGTGCCAAGCCCAGGATTAGGTACTAGGCacaaacaatgaacaaaactaaagtCCCCGTCCTCCTAGAATTTATGTTCAAATGAAGGGCAAACAggcaacaaaatttttaaaaaggcccagTGAATCTGTCTGGTTCCCAAGTTCAGAGGTGCTGGCGTAGAGCCAAGGCCAAACGCAGACCAAGGAAGAAAGGACATGTGCTTAACGGTGACTAGAAAGTGGTCATGTCCAGGGAGAACAAGGAGTCAGGAATCAGTCAACAAGAGTCccgctttaaaaagaaaaaaaagaaaaaaaaagaaacactaagaGTCCTGTTGAGACAGGGTAGGGGATGAGGGTAGGGTAGTGGAGAGAGCCAGCCATCAGGTGGGAACTCACCTTAGGCTTCGGAAGCTTCCAGCCTGTGCCCGCTCAGGGGTCCGCTCCTCAGGAAAGTCCCAGGAAgcagcttctcttccctcttcttcctcatcaCCAGCATCCCCACACAGCTGCCCAGCCAAGAGAGGTACGAGTCCCAAAGCCTGGAGCCGGCCCAGGGCTCCAGTGTCATAGAGGAAGCCCACCAGCGCAGCCACAACGCGAGGGTGCCAGGCACTGGCACGAGGGTCCCGTAGCAGACCCATCAACAGCTCCAAACCACCTGCGTCCCGCAGCCGGGCCCGGTTGATGGCCTCCCTGCACAGCAGGCACACAGCCCGCaccaggggctgctgggaggcTGGGCCAGCCCCATTGGGCCCTCTGCGCCGCCGGAGCTCACCCAGTAGTACCTCTACCCCACCAGCATTGCCCAGTGCAGGCCGTACAAGGCCTTGGGCACACAGGTTGGCGAGGATCAGGATAGTTGCCTCTCGTACTGCCTTTTTGGGGTGGGAGGCCAAACTGACCAGTGGTCCTAGTCCCCCACCGAGACTTAGCTGCTcagcacaggcccgggagcaGCCTCGGCTCAGCTCCAAGAGGGCACGGACTAGGGCCAAGGTCAGCGCAGGGTCTGGGGCAGCGGCCAGAAGCTCAGCCAGAGGGCGCACTGCTCCCTGCTGCGCCAGGGCCAGGCGGTGCTGGGGTGAGTCCGCCAGGTTGCGAAGGGCGCGCACCACACTCTGCAGACACTGTGAGTCCTGGCAGGCTGTCAGGCTCTCAACAAGCAAGGGAACAGCACCTGGAGAAGAGGAGGACAAAGAGTGAGCAAGGAGGTACCCGAGCCCCTCTCCCACCCAAGCACTGGCTAAGTCCATGCTCAGAGCCTCCTCACCAGCAGAATGGATGTCCCCACAGCTCTCAGGTTCCATGGCCAAGTTCCCCAGAGCACGGGCTGTTCGGTTCTGGATGCTATCAGTCTTCACACACTGAAGAATAGTCACTGCAAGAGAATTTGGCCTCTTGAGGGTCCTACCCCCTTCttgtctctctcattaatgacTTCAAGAATGTGGTCTGAAAGGGTCAGCGAAGGCCTCCAGAAGAGGTTAACACATAATGGGTCTGAAAGGTTAAGCAGGCAGGTATTTGTTAAGAAAGATGGTGGATGGGGGTGTCGCAGGGCATTTCAGGTCCAGAAGCAGCCTTTGCAAAGGCCCAGAAGTGAGATCCAATGTCTGAGCTATGATCTCATGGAGGGCCTCGAATGCCAGGCCAAGGGATCCGGCAGGACTTGAATATGAGGACAATGGGAACCACGCAGGGTTTTAAGAATAGGAGTGCTGTGATACAATGTGGTAGCCATAGGGAGAATGGATTATAGGGAAAAAGAATAAggctgggcgggggtggggggggatgttGGCCAGCAAGGAGGCTGGCCCAATTGTTAAGGTGAGAAAGGACAGTGGCTTAAGCCAAGTCAGGTACCAGCACAGACCAACACGCGGGCACCCATTCCTGGACACATGACGAAACAAGTAATAAACGGCGACAGATTCaggagatatttaaaatatagaacagtAACTGAATGATGAGGGTCATATGCTAATAGCAAAACCCGTTATTTATTAAGGACTTATTAACGTGCCTCGTGTCAAACACGTTACGGTCCAGGCGCACCTTATCAACAGGTTTAAAATATGCTAAAGTCTCCTTTTATCCAAAATAAGACTTTGTAAAAACTGGCATACTTACTTTCCTAACTGGCGGGCCCTGTGTAAACTGTATTCCCAACTTTGCCACTAGGAGGCgccaagaatagaaaaaaagcttgttttcttttgttaggATTTGTTATTGTGCTAGTTTTTGACAACCCAGAGGACCCAGTCTATGCTTAGAATGTCTGcgttcgggacgcctgggtggctcagtggttgagcgcctgccttcggctcggggcatgatcctggagtcccgggatcgagtcccacatcgggctccctgcgtggagcctgcttctccctctgcctgtgtctctgcctctctctcatgaataaataaaatcttaaaaaaaaaaatctgcgttCTATAGTTGCATCTCATTTTCTCCCTACTTCAATTTTGCGAGGtcgctattattattattattccatcttACAATGAGGGATCCTAGCTTTGGAGGGTCTGGCTCGGTGCGGAGAACGACCACACCTTCTGACCCGAGTTCATCAGAGGGTATAGGGGCCACTCCGAGGTGGAAGAGTACGAATCACCCAGAAGCCATCAGACAACCCTgtggcctcccccagcccagaTTCGAGGGAACAGCCAGAGCGCAGGGAACGGCTGTGATTAGCTGATGTGGTCAGGCCCGGGGGTAATCTACCAGGGAGGCTCGAGAGGCAGAGGCGCTGCGCCGCCAAAGCACCAACACAAAGaaccccaggccccgcccacgcccGGAGAGGAGACTGGAGCGCGGAACCCTTCTAGGAAAAGAGGGCGGAGCACTTACCCAAAGGGAGAATGCCTCCGAGTCTGCGCACTTCAGCCCGGCACGCCCCTTCCGTGCAGCAGTTGGCTAGGATGCTCAGCGCCAAGTCCAGGGTCTTGCGCAGGCGCGCTGGAGGCGAGGGCGACGACGAGGAGGACGCCGCGGAGGGGGCAGGGCccggcgagggggcggggccagcagAAGCCGCTGACTCGACGGACGAGGGGGCGGAGCCGGGGCCAGCCTGGGACGGGGCGGGGCCCGCTGCAGCCGCTCGCCGTAGCAGCGCGAGAAGGGGGCGGAGCCCGCCGCGCGCCCGGAAGCGCTCGATTCCCCCTGCTGCCTTGACGTGGCGCGTGCGGAGGGCTAAGAGCGCACGGCCCAAGGGTGTCTCGTTGGTAGCTGTGTCCTTTCCCCCACCTAGACCCTCCCCGGCCGCCGCCGTGAGCTGCGCGAGGCAGAACGAGAGCGAGTCCGTGAGGGTCGGTTTCGCAGCCGCCATCTTGGCTCAGGCCTAAGGCTCCGCCCCCCTCCTCGCCGCTCCTCCAAGGGAACGGAACTGGAagagaggggcggggccgggcacCTCCTCTCTGACGCTCTTTAAGCAGCGCCGCCGCAGTGATTTTGCAAGTTGGAAGTTGTAGTTCTCGGTCCCGGTGCTCTGGACAGTCGCAGGACGCACGTAGACAGAAGTGGTTATCTAATCCCCGTGCGAACCCCAGCGGCGCGTTCGGTGCATGCTGGGATATGTAGTCTGCGCCTTGCTTAGCCCGCCGGGCTTAGGACCGAGGGGAAGCTCTCAGGGGGCTCGCAGTGGGCTGGTCCCTTTGGAGAACCCAGACATCCGACCTTGGAGTCTCAGTACCGTGCTGCTCCAGGTGCCGCGGCcactccgcccccaccccctccaccccgcgTGTCCACGACAGCGATCACCTTTTCCTTCCAGCTCGCTTCGCCGCCCCACAGCGATGGCCCGGGCGCCGAATTCCGCGCTGACGGATTCAGGATCGTGAGCCAGGCCCAGAAGTGT
The genomic region above belongs to Vulpes lagopus strain Blue_001 chromosome 3, ASM1834538v1, whole genome shotgun sequence and contains:
- the ARMC5 gene encoding armadillo repeat-containing protein 5 isoform X2, whose translation is MTILQCVKTDSIQNRTARALGNLAMEPESCGDIHSAGAVPLLVESLTACQDSQCLQSVVRALRNLADSPQHRLALAQQGAVRPLAELLAAAPDPALTLALVRALLELSRGCSRACAEQLSLGGGLGPLVSLASHPKKAVREATILILANLCAQGLVRPALGNAGGVEVLLGELRRRRGPNGAGPASQQPLVRAVCLLCREAINRARLRDAGGLELLMGLLRDPRASAWHPRVVAALVGFLYDTGALGRLQALGLVPLLAGQLCGDAGDEEEEGREAASWDFPEERTPERAQAGSFRSLRSWLISEGYAAGPGDISPDWSPERCPLPPPPPPEPAEPTSPTLGPMPLRSPRTLRTPGRSPAATSEEPWGREGPALLLLSRFSQAPDPSGALVTGPALCGLLAYVTGSPGPPSPRALRILARLTCNPACLEAFVRSYGAALLRAWLVLGVAPDDWPTLRARPARRQHRELGEMLLQNLTVQAESPFGVGALTHLLLSGSPEDRVACALTLPFICRKPSLWRRLLLDQGGLRLLLSALTRPAPHPLFLFFAADSLSCLQGLVSPTVIPALPPPMPLDLDAPSPCLYEPLLGPAPIPAPDLHFLLDSGLRLPAQRAASATASPFFRALLAGSFAEAQMNLVPLRGLSPSAAWPILHHLHGCRGCGAALGPIPPLGQPLLGSEAEEALEAAGRFLLPGLEEELEEAVGHIHLGPHGGPESVGEVFRLGRPRLVAHCARWTLGPGQCPRKRALALMGLVEAAGEETGPLMEALLAVVMGVELGGKGCSLDC
- the ARMC5 gene encoding armadillo repeat-containing protein 5 isoform X1 is translated as MAAAKPTLTDSLSFCLAQLTAAAGEGLGGGKDTATNETPLGRALLALRTRHVKAAGGIERFRARGGLRPLLALLRRAAAAGPAPSQAGPGSAPSSVESAASAGPAPSPGPAPSAASSSSSPSPPARLRKTLDLALSILANCCTEGACRAEVRRLGGILPLVTILQCVKTDSIQNRTARALGNLAMEPESCGDIHSAGAVPLLVESLTACQDSQCLQSVVRALRNLADSPQHRLALAQQGAVRPLAELLAAAPDPALTLALVRALLELSRGCSRACAEQLSLGGGLGPLVSLASHPKKAVREATILILANLCAQGLVRPALGNAGGVEVLLGELRRRRGPNGAGPASQQPLVRAVCLLCREAINRARLRDAGGLELLMGLLRDPRASAWHPRVVAALVGFLYDTGALGRLQALGLVPLLAGQLCGDAGDEEEEGREAASWDFPEERTPERAQAGSFRSLRSWLISEGYAAGPGDISPDWSPERCPLPPPPPPEPAEPTSPTLGPMPLRSPRTLRTPGRSPAATSEEPWGREGPALLLLSRFSQAPDPSGALVTGPALCGLLAYVTGSPGPPSPRALRILARLTCNPACLEAFVRSYGAALLRAWLVLGVAPDDWPTLRARPARRQHRELGEMLLQNLTVQAESPFGVGALTHLLLSGSPEDRVACALTLPFICRKPSLWRRLLLDQGGLRLLLSALTRPAPHPLFLFFAADSLSCLQGLVSPTVIPALPPPMPLDLDAPSPCLYEPLLGPAPIPAPDLHFLLDSGLRLPAQRAASATASPFFRALLAGSFAEAQMNLVPLRGLSPSAAWPILHHLHGCRGCGAALGPIPPLGQPLLGSEAEEALEAAGRFLLPGLEEELEEAVGHIHLGPHGGPESVGEVFRLGRPRLVAHCARWTLGPGQCPRKRALALMGLVEAAGEETGPLMEALLAVVMGVELGGKGCSLDC